GCCAGGTCGAGGGCGCTGGGGGTGGCGGTGCCGAGGGTCATCGAGGTGTTGGCGGGGTCCATGCCGCGGACGCTGTCGGGGATGCCGAGTCTGACGGCGGTCTCCCGGACGCGGGCGAGGCCGGCGTCCACGCCCTCCTGGGCGTAGACGGAGTTGACGGACTTCACCATGGCGTGGCGCAGGGTGATGTCGCCGTAGTCGATGCCGTCCTCGTTGGGCGGCGCGTAGGGGGTGGGGCCGCCGGTGACGGGGCGTTCGCTGGTGCCGTCGTAGCGGGTTTCGGTGGTGATGGGGCGGCCGTCGAGGGTGTGCTGGGCGAGCAGGCCGGCGGCGAGGTCGATCGGTTTGAAGGTTGAGCCGATCTGGTTGTCCTGGCGCAGGGCGTCGTTGTAGGGCTGTTTGGCATAGTCGGGGCCGCCGTAGACTGCGACGACGCGGCCGGTGGCGGGTTCGACGGAGGCGCCGGCGACGCGGACGTCGGTGTCGGTGGTGGGGCGGGCCGTGGGGTCGAGTTCGTCGGTGAGTTCGTCCTGGACGGCCTTGACGAAGGCGTCCTGGTGGGGCTTGTCGAAGGTGGTGGTGATCCGCCAGCCGCCGGCCTTGAGGGTGGCGGCGTCGATGGTGCCGGAGGAGATCAGGTAGTCGTCGGCGACGCCGACGAGGTAGCCGGCCTGGCCGGCGAGGCCGGTGGCGGGCTGGGGGTCGATGGGGTCGGGGAAGGTGGCGGCGGTGCGGTCGGCGGTGGTGAGGAAGCCGAGTTGGACCATGCCGTCGAGGGTGTAGTTCCAGCGGGCCATGGCCTTCTCGCGGTTGGCGGGGGTGGCCGTCTTCACGTCGTAGAGGCTGGGGGCCTGGAGCAGGGAGGCGAGGTAGGCGCCCTGGGTGAGGGTGAGTGCGGAGGCGTCGACGCCGTAGTAGGCGTGGGCGGCGCTCTGGATGCCGTAGGCGCCGCGGCCGAAGTAGCTGCTGTTGAGGTACCCGGCGAGGATGTCCCGCTTGTCGCGCTGCTGGTCGACCTTGAGGGCGATGAGGAGTTCGCGGCCCTTGCGCTCGATGGTCCGGTCCTGGGTCAGGTAGTAGTTCTTGACGTACTGCTGGGTGATGGTGGAGCCGCCCTGCATGCCCTTGCCGGTGAGGGTGTTCCAGCCGGCCCGGAGCATGCCCGTCAGGTCGATGCCGCGGTTCTGGTAGAAGGTGCGGTCCTCGGCGGAGACGACGGCCTGCTGGGTCTGCAGCGGGATCTGGTCGATGGTGACGTCGGTGCGGTTGACGGCGCCGGTGCGGGCGATCTCGGTGGTGCCGTCGGCGTAGAGGTAGATGTTGTTCTGGGCGACGGCGTGGGCGTTGGCGTCGGGCACCGGGACGATGACGTAGAGCACGGCGAAGCTGCCGACGGCGATCAGGAACAGCGCGGTGAGGGTGCCGAGGGTGATCCGCCAGGTGGGCAGGAGCCGGCGCCAGAGCGGGAGGGCACGGCGGGCCTCGCGGCGGGCGGCCCGTTTGGCCTGGCGGCGGGTGCTCAAGGTCATGCGGAGATTATGTGCTATTTGACGTCCGCTCAGCGGTGGGTGGGGCTGGTCGTCGGGCTCGGGAAATCCGGCCGCGGGGCTGGTCGGTGGGATCCGGAAATCCGGGTGCGGGCGCTGGTCGGTGGGCTCGGGAAATCCGGGTGCGGGGGCTGGTCGTCGGCGGTACGGTGAAAGGTGCAAACCGGATAGCGCATCCACTTCGGCAGCTCCGCCCCCCCGCCCGGTACCCCCGGGTGTGGCCGGCCGGGGCCGCTGGGGTGTGCGCCGGTGTCGGGCGGTATCTCCCTGCGCCCGTAATTGTCGATAAGGAGACAATATGCTGAACGCTGCCCCCGCCGGGGCGAGGCCCCCCGATCCGGCGGAGGCCCCGGCCGCCTCCCCCGGGCCCGACCCGGCCGCCCCGCCTGGGCTCCACGCCGCCGCCTCGTTCGGGCTCTACGCCGCCGTCGCCCGCGGCGCCTTCCGCCGCTACGCCACCTACCGCGCCGCCACCCTGGCCGGCACCTTCACCAACACCGTCTTCGGCATCATCCTCGCCTCCTCCTTCCTCGCCCTGTGGCAGGCCCGCCCCGGCCTCGGCGGCTACGACCAGAGCCAGGCCGTCACCTACATCTGGATCAGCCAGGCCCTGCTGGTCACCGTCGCGGTGTGGGGCGGCGGCTTCCAGGACGACCTCCAGGACCGATTCCGCAGCGGCGACATCGCCGTCGACCTCTACCGTCCGGTCGACTTCCAGGGCTGGTGGCTGGCCACCGATCTCGGCCGTGCCGCCTTCCAACTGCTGGTCCGCGGCACCGGGCCGCTGCTTGTGGGCGCCCTGGTGTTCCGCACCCGGATGCCCGAACAGCCGCTGACCTGGGCGTTCTTCCTGCTCTCGGTGCTGCTCGCGGTCGTGGTCAGCTTCGGGCTGCGGTTCCTGGTCTCGATCACCGGCTTCTGGCTGCACGACTCGGAGGGCGTGCGCTCGGTGATGCTGGTGGTCTCGATGTTCTTCTCCGGCATGCTGCTGCCGATCGCGCTGTTCCCCGGCCTGCTCGGCGACCTCGCCCCGGTGCTGCCCTGGGCGGCGCTGGTGAAGGTGCCGACGGACGTCTTCCTGGAGCGCGCGAGCGGCAGCGGCCTGCTCGGCGCGCTCGGCTTCCAACTCGCCTGGGCGGCCGCGCTGCTGGCCGCCGGCCGGGGCGCGCAGTGGCTGGCGACCCGTCGGGTGGTGGTGCAGGGTGGCTGAGCAGCTCACGGCTCCCCGCCGGGATCCCCGCGCGACCCGCCACGATCCGCTCGCGACCCGCCGTGATCCGCTCGCGGCGCGGGCCGCCTGGGCGCTGCGCTCCTGGTGGCTCTGCGCCCGGATGTGGATGCGCTCGATGATGGCCTACCGGGCGTCCTTCGCACTGAACCTGCTGGCCAGTCTGGCCATCCACTCCCTCGACTTCGTGGTGCTGGTGATCATGTTCCGGCACACCGACCGGCTCGGCGGCTGGAACCTGCCGGAGATCGCCTTCCTCTACGCCACCGCGACCTTCTCGCTCGGCGTCGCCAACATGCTGGTCGGCTCGGTCGACGGCCTCGGCGTGCGGATCGTCAACGGCTCCCTGGACACCATGCTGATCCGCCCCGCCCCCGCGCTCTCCCAGCTGTGCGCCGAACGCTTCTCGCTGCGCCGGCTCGGCCGCCCCCTGCAGGCCGTGGCGGTGCTGGTCTGGTCGCTCACCGCCCTGGACGTGCACTGGACCTGGGACCGGGTGCTGCTCGTACCCGTCCTGCTGGTCTGCGGCAGCGTCATCTTCGGCGCGATCTACGTCGGCGGCGCCACCGTCCAGTTCTGGTGGGGCGAGTCCAAGGAGATCCAGAACTCCTTCACCTACGGCGGCGCGACCCTGCTGCACTACCCACCGACGATCTTCGCCAAGGAACTGGTCGCCGGGGTGGTCTTCGGCGTCCCGCTGGCCTTCGTCAACTGGCTGCCCGCCCTGCACATCCTCGGCCGCCCGGACCCGCTCGGCCTGCCCACGGCCTTCCAGTACGCCTCCCCGGTCGCGGCCGCCCTCTGCGTCGCCGCCGCCGGGCTCGCCTGGCGCGCCGGGCTGCGCGCCTACCGCGGGACGGGCAGCTGAACGGCCGCCCGGGCCGCCGCCCGGGCCGTCGGGGCCGCCGCCCGGGCCGTCAACCGAACCATCGTCGCTCGCAAGGAGTTTCCATGGCACTGATCGAACTCCAGGACGTCCACCGCAGCTTCACCGTACGGGCCCGCACCGGCCGGTTCAGCCGGACCAAGCGCGAGGTGCGCGCGGTGGACGGGCTCAGCTTCACCGTCGAGGCCGGCGAGTGCGTCGGCTACATCGGGCCCAACGGCGCCGGCAAGTCCACCACCATCAAGATGCTCACCGGCATCCTCGTCCCCAGCTCCGGACGGCTGCGGGTGGCCGGGGTCGACCCGGCCCGCGAACGCGTCACACTGGCCCGCCGGATCGGCGTCGTCTTCGGGCAGCGCACCACCCTCTGGTGGGACCTCCCGCTGCGCGACTCCTTCGAACTCGCCCGCCGGATCTACCGCATCCCCGACCAGCGGTACCGCGAGAACCTCGACCGCTGCGTCGAACTGCTCGATCTGGGCGCCCTCTTGGACACCCCCGTCCGTCAGCTCTCGCTCGGCCAGCGGATGCGCGGCGACCTCGCGGCGGCGCTGCTGCACGACCCCCAGGTGCTCTACCTGGACGAACCGACCATCGGCCTGGACGTGGTCAGCAAGGGCAAGGTGCGCGAGTTCCTGCGCGAGGTCAACCGCGACCGGGGCACCACCGTGCTGCTCACCACGCACGACCTGACCGACATC
The genomic region above belongs to Streptomyces sp. 1331.2 and contains:
- a CDS encoding ABC transporter permease, whose amino-acid sequence is MLNAAPAGARPPDPAEAPAASPGPDPAAPPGLHAAASFGLYAAVARGAFRRYATYRAATLAGTFTNTVFGIILASSFLALWQARPGLGGYDQSQAVTYIWISQALLVTVAVWGGGFQDDLQDRFRSGDIAVDLYRPVDFQGWWLATDLGRAAFQLLVRGTGPLLVGALVFRTRMPEQPLTWAFFLLSVLLAVVVSFGLRFLVSITGFWLHDSEGVRSVMLVVSMFFSGMLLPIALFPGLLGDLAPVLPWAALVKVPTDVFLERASGSGLLGALGFQLAWAAALLAAGRGAQWLATRRVVVQGG
- a CDS encoding ABC transporter permease, which codes for MAEQLTAPRRDPRATRHDPLATRRDPLAARAAWALRSWWLCARMWMRSMMAYRASFALNLLASLAIHSLDFVVLVIMFRHTDRLGGWNLPEIAFLYATATFSLGVANMLVGSVDGLGVRIVNGSLDTMLIRPAPALSQLCAERFSLRRLGRPLQAVAVLVWSLTALDVHWTWDRVLLVPVLLVCGSVIFGAIYVGGATVQFWWGESKEIQNSFTYGGATLLHYPPTIFAKELVAGVVFGVPLAFVNWLPALHILGRPDPLGLPTAFQYASPVAAALCVAAAGLAWRAGLRAYRGTGS
- a CDS encoding ABC transporter ATP-binding protein; the protein is MALIELQDVHRSFTVRARTGRFSRTKREVRAVDGLSFTVEAGECVGYIGPNGAGKSTTIKMLTGILVPSSGRLRVAGVDPARERVTLARRIGVVFGQRTTLWWDLPLRDSFELARRIYRIPDQRYRENLDRCVELLDLGALLDTPVRQLSLGQRMRGDLAAALLHDPQVLYLDEPTIGLDVVSKGKVREFLREVNRDRGTTVLLTTHDLTDIEQLCDRVMVIDHGRVVYDGGLDGLHATGRSERTLVVDLAEARAPIEVAGARVVKVEGPRQWLAFPAQQSAAPIVAAVAERYPLVDLSVREPAIEDVIARMYAEVAIG
- a CDS encoding transglycosylase domain-containing protein; protein product: MTLSTRRQAKRAARREARRALPLWRRLLPTWRITLGTLTALFLIAVGSFAVLYVIVPVPDANAHAVAQNNIYLYADGTTEIARTGAVNRTDVTIDQIPLQTQQAVVSAEDRTFYQNRGIDLTGMLRAGWNTLTGKGMQGGSTITQQYVKNYYLTQDRTIERKGRELLIALKVDQQRDKRDILAGYLNSSYFGRGAYGIQSAAHAYYGVDASALTLTQGAYLASLLQAPSLYDVKTATPANREKAMARWNYTLDGMVQLGFLTTADRTAATFPDPIDPQPATGLAGQAGYLVGVADDYLISSGTIDAATLKAGGWRITTTFDKPHQDAFVKAVQDELTDELDPTARPTTDTDVRVAGASVEPATGRVVAVYGGPDYAKQPYNDALRQDNQIGSTFKPIDLAAGLLAQHTLDGRPITTETRYDGTSERPVTGGPTPYAPPNEDGIDYGDITLRHAMVKSVNSVYAQEGVDAGLARVRETAVRLGIPDSVRGMDPANTSMTLGTATPSALDLAGAYATLANHGQAHTPWSVLKLERVNPGGAVDVPKMPDHNPTDAIGRGFADSVTDVLRDVVSPRGTGAAALDLGRPAAGKTGTTDSNLSAWFAGYTPELTTTVGLFRENPKTHAKEPLAGTAGLTRINGGTFPTRIWTAYMTAALTGTPTQQFDLQTGDTPTTYTWPTPTASTSPSSTTPTGDSRPTGPTPAPDTAPTHAPSAPPATGEPAPGPGTPSPQAPQPTPSREQPSPSARPTQTRPPRPTDPPTATDGPATHPVATPTP